The following coding sequences lie in one Apium graveolens cultivar Ventura chromosome 3, ASM990537v1, whole genome shotgun sequence genomic window:
- the LOC141712316 gene encoding peroxidase 12-like produces MASSVSFLSALSLLFISSHLYVSATYSTVPLVKGLKWNFYQSSCPRLETVVRKHLKKVFKEDVGQAAGLLRLHFHDCFVQGCDASVLLDGSASGPSEQDAPPNLSLRSKAFEIIDDLRKLVHDKCGRVVSCADLTALAARDSVHLSGGPDYGVPLGRRDGLNFATTEATLQNLPAPSSNADALLTALATKNLDATDVVALSGGHTIGLSHCSSFSDRLYPSEDPTMDPEFAQDLKNICPPNSNETTFQDVLTPNLFDNGYYVDLINRQGLFTSDQDLFTDTRTKEIVQSFATDQELFFEKFVVAMTKMGQLSVLAGSEGEIRADCSFRNADSPSFLASPVVDSDVESKSEL; encoded by the exons ATGGCTTCTTCAGTTTCTTTTCTTTCAgctctctctttacttttcatATCCTCGCACTTATACGTGTCTGCCACATATAGCACGGTGCCATTAGTGAAAGGCCTCAAATGGAACTTTTATCAGTCGAGCTGTCCTAGATTGGAAACTGTAGTCCGTAAACATCTGAAGAAAGTCTTCAAGGAAGATGTTGGCCAAGCTGCCGGTTTGCTTCGCCTCCATTTCCACGATTGTTTCGTTCAG GGATGTGATGCCTCCGTTTTACTAGATGGATCTGCGAGTGGACCAAGTGAACAAGACGCACCGCCAAATTTGAGTCTTAGGAGCAAGGCGTTTGAAATCATCGATGATCTTCGTAAGCTTGTGCACGATAAATGTGGTCGCGTTGTTTCATGTGCTGATCTTACCGCCCTTGCTGCTCGTGATTCTGTTCATTTG TCTGGTGGACCTGATTATGGAGTCCCATTGGGCAGAAGAGATGGACTAAATTTCGCAACAACAGAAGCGACTCTACAAAACCTTCCTGCTCCATCAAGCAATGCGGATGCCCTCCTCACCGCCCTAGCCACAAAAAACCTCGATGCAACCGACGTTGTAGCCCTCTCCGGGGGACACACTATCGGCCTCAGCCACTGCAGCTCCTTCAGCGACAGACTCTACCCGTCTGAAGATCCAACAATGGATCCAGAGTTTGCTCAAGACCTAAAGAACATTTGTCCACCAAACTCCAACGAGACCACTTTTCAGGATGTTCTAACACCTAATCTTTTCGATAACGGCTACTACGTTGATCTTATTAACCGACAAGGGCTGTTTACTTCAGATCAAGATTTGTTCACCGATACAAGGACTAAAGAAATTGTGCAGAGTTTTGCAACTGATCAAGAACTTTTCTTCGAGAAGTTTGTAGTTGCCATGACTAAAATGGGACAGTTGAGTGTATTAGCAGGGAGTGAGGGGGAAATTAGGGCTGATTGCTCCTTCAGGAACGCAGATAGTCCTTCATTTCTGGCTTCTCCTGTGGTAGATTCTGACGTGGAGTCCAAATCAGAATTGTGA